One Rosa chinensis cultivar Old Blush chromosome 5, RchiOBHm-V2, whole genome shotgun sequence genomic region harbors:
- the LOC112163781 gene encoding protein NUCLEAR FUSION DEFECTIVE 4, whose amino-acid sequence MTSSKGGNGGMGGGDFLGFSVHVITGRWFSVFASFLIMAGAGATYLYGTYSKEIKASLGYDQEDINLLGFAKDFGANVGVLSGLIGEVTPVWFVLLIGAAMNFVGYFMIWLAVTGKIAKPKVWQMCLYICLGANSQNFANTGALVTCVKNFPESRGVMLGLLKGFVGLSGAILTQLYLAIYGNDAKSLILLIAWLPAAISVVFVYTIRPMKVIRQPNELNVFYHFLYMSVLLALFLMTISLLQRWFNFSHAAYAGSATAAVLLLFFPLGIAIREELVLWKQMKRPIDPPIEVRVEKTQEIKQEKKEEKDDTACFANICNKPPRGEDYTILQALLSLDMIILFVATLCGLGSSLTAVDNFGQIGESLGYPTKTVKTFVSLVSIWNYFGRVFSGFFSESLLVRYKIPRPLVMTFSLLLSCVGLLLIAFPTPGSLYLASIIIGFSFGAQLPLLFAIISELFGLKHFSTLFNCGQIASPLGSYLLNVQLTGKLYDQEAKKELAKRGLTRSQVKELTCLGKHCYWLSFTILAAVTFFGALSSLVLVYRTRDFYKSDIYKKYREEAETIGENKS is encoded by the coding sequence ATGACCAGTTCTAAGGGCGGTAACGGTGGGATGGGAGGCGGGGACTTCCTTGGATTCTCAGTGCATGTGATCACTGGAAGATGGTTCAGCGTTTTCGCTTCCTTCCTCATTATGGCCGGAGCTGGTGCTACATATCTCTACGGTACATATTCCAAAGAGATCAAGGCCTCTCTTGGCTATGACCAAGAAGACATCAACTTGTTAGGTTTCGCCAAAGATTTTGGTGCAAATGTTGGAGTTCTGTCGGGACTAATTGGAGAAGTAACCCCCGTTTGGTTTGTGCTCCTGATCGGAGCAGCCATGAATTTTGTGGGCTACTTTATGATTTGGCTGGCCGTCACTGGAAAAATTGCCAAGCCTAAGGTTTGGCAGATGTGTCTGTACATATGCCTTGGAGCTAACTCTCAAAATTTCGCAAACACTGGAGCTCTTGTCACCTGTGTCAAGAACTTCCCTGAAAGCCGAGGTGTCATGCTTGGTTTACTCAAGGGCTTCGTTGGGCTCAGTGGAGCTATCTTGACACAGCTTTACTTGGCCATCTACGGAAACGATGCGAAATCGTTGATTCTACTTATTGCGTGGCTCCCGGCCGCGATTTCAGTAGTTTTTGTGTACACAATTCGTCCAATGAAAGTTATTAGGCAACCGAACGAGCTCAATGTGTTTTACCACTTCCTCTACATGTCTGTTTTACTTGCGTTGTTCCTCATGACCATAAGTCTACTCCAAAGATGGTTTAATTTCTCCCACGCCGCCTATGCTGGCAGTGCTACCGCGGCTGTTTTGTTGCTGTTTTTCCCTCTTGGAATTGCCATTAGAGAAGAGCTAGTGCTGTGGAAGCAAATGAAACGACCTATTGATCCTCCTATTGAGGTTAGAGTAGAGAAAACACAAGAAATTaaacaagagaaaaaagaggaaaaagacgATACAGCTTGTTTTGCTAACATATGCAATAAACCTCCAAGAGGTGAAGACTACACCATTTTACAAGCACTCCTAAGTTTGGACATGATCATTTTGTTCGTTGCAACGTTATGCGGACTCGGCTCTAGCCTGACCGCGGTAGACAACTTTGGGCAAATCGGTGAGTCGCTTGGATATCCAACTAAAACAGTGAAAACTTTTGTGTCATTAGTTAGCATCTGGAATTACTTTGGCAGAGTCTTTTCAGGGTTTTTCTCCGAAAGCCTGCTAGTGAGATACAAAATTCCCCGTCCCTTAGTGATGACATTTTCTCTCCTCTTATCATGCGTTGGCCTCCTTCTCATCGCCTTTCCCACCCCCGGTTCTCTCTACCTGGCATCAATAATCATCGGGTTTTCGTTTGGGGCTCAATTGCCATTGCTATTCGCAATAATTTCCGAGCTCTTTGGACTCAAGCATTTTTCCACTTTGTTCAATTGTGGGCAAATAGCGAGTCCTTTGGGGTCTTATCTTCTAAATGTGCAGCTCACTGGAAAGCTTTACGATCAAGAGGCGAAGAAAGAGCTAGCGAAGAGAGGATTGACTAGGTCACAAGTGAAGGAGCTGACTTGCCTCGGAAAACATTGTTATTGGTTGTCTTTTACAATTTTAGCTGCGGTTACGTTCTTCGGTGCTCTTAGTTCACTGGTTTTGGTGTATAGGACAAGAGATTTCTACAAAAGTGACATATATAAGAAGTATAGAGAGGAAGCAGAAACTATTGGTGAAAACAAAAGCTAG